In Gossypium raimondii isolate GPD5lz chromosome 12, ASM2569854v1, whole genome shotgun sequence, a single window of DNA contains:
- the LOC105763290 gene encoding pentatricopeptide repeat-containing protein At4g36680, mitochondrial codes for MSSSIRLRHLRHFSATSNAAAAAAYSSSISVSQAKSKLRTEYDPDKALEIYSSVSKHYSSPSSSRYAQDLTVRRLAKSRRFSDIESLIESHKTDPKISQEPFLSTLIRSYGIAGMLDHAIKTFHQMDQFGTPRSTISFNALLSACNQSRQFDRVPQLFDEIPKKYIGLSPDKVSYGILVKSYCEAGHPEKGLEVLREMERKSVEVTAVTSTTILNALYKKGKTEEAEKLWFEMMKTGCELDVASYNVRISNFQGGEPEKVKELIDDMSTLGLKPDTISYNYLMTCYCKRGMLDEAKKVYEGLEGNGCNPNAATFRTLVFYLCLNGLYEQGYKVFKESVRLHKIPDFNTLKHLVEGLVMKKKIKDAKGLIRTVKKTFPPNFLKAWKKLEEELGLVSGNAEAREAKESTG; via the coding sequence ATGTCTTCTTCCATTCGTCTTCGCCACCTCCGCCACTTTTCGGCCACCTCCAATGCCGCCGCTGCCGCCGCTTACTCCTCCTCCATTTCGGTTTCCCAAGCCAAAAGCAAACTCCGCACTGAGTACGACCCTGACAAAGCCCTCGAAATCTACTCTTCCGTTTCCAAACACTACTCTTCCCCTTCTTCTTCCCGTTACGCTCAAGACCTCACCGTCCGCCGCCTCGCCAAGTCCCGTCGTTTCTCCGACATCGAATCCTTAATAGAGTCCCACAAAACCGACCCCAAGATTTCTCAGGAGCCTTTCCTCTCTACTCTCATCAGATCCTATGGTATCGCTGGCATGTTAGATCATGCCATCAAAACTTTCCATCAAATGGACCAATTTGGTACCCCCAGATCAACCATTTCTTTCAACGCCTTGCTCTCCGCTTGCAATCAGTCTAGGCAATTTGACAGAGTTCCCCAGCTGTTCGATGAAATTCCCAAGAAATACATTGGTCTTTCACCAGACAAAGTTTCCTATGGGATTTTAGTTAAATCTTATTGCGAAGCGGGTCATCCCGAGAAAGGGCTTGAGGTTCTAAGAGAAATGGAAAGGAAAAGCGTGGAGGTAACTGCGGTTACCTCTACAACAATTTTAAACGCATTATATAAGAAGGGAAAAACAGAAGAGGCAGAGAAGTTGTGGTTTGAGATGATGAAGACTGGTTGCGAATTAGATGTTGCTTCTTATAACGTTAGGATTTCGAATTTTCAAGGCGGAGAGCCTGAGAAAGTGAAGGAATTGATTGACGATATGAGCACCCTAGGGTTGAAACCGGATACCATTAGTTATAATTATCTGATGACTTGTTATTGTAAGAGAGGCATGTTGGATGAAGCTAAGAAGGTATATGAAGGATTGGAAGGTAATGGGTGTAATCCAAATGCGGCTACTTTTCGGACGctggtgttttatttatgtttaaatggATTGTATGAGCAAGGTTATAAGGTGTTCAAAGAGAGTGTGAGGTTGCATAAGATTCCTGATTTTAACACTTTGAAGCATTTGGTGGAGGGATTGGTGATGAAAAAGAAGATCAAGGATGCGAAAGGGTTAATCAGGACGGTAAAGAAGACGTTCCCTCCCAACTTTTTGAAAGCATGGAAGAAGCTCGAGGAAGAACTTGGTTTGGTTTCTGGTAATGCTGAAGCTCGTGAGGCTAAAGAATCAACAGGTTAG